The Rhizobium rhododendri nucleotide sequence CAGGTCCAGAGGGGACTTTCATAACAGCGCCGGTCAACGGGCGCGGATGATACAGGCCGCTGTCGACAACGTGATGCTCCTCCCAGCACCGTTCGAGACAGCGGCCTTCATATTTTGGGATCTTGAAACTCTTGTAAAATCAGCACTGCCTCTTGGCAGATGCGCATGAAGGTCTATGACTGGATTGACAAAAGCAGGGAGTTTTGCCGCATGGCCGACGTCACGAAGGAACAGGTTCTCGAAACGCTGAAGACCGTTCACGGGCCAGACACCGAAAAGAACATCGTCGAACTCGGCATGGTCTCGGACATCTTCATTTCCGATGCAAAGGTCTATTTCTCCATCACCGTTCCGGCTGACCAGGCGACCGAGTTGGAGTCGCTGCGCCTGGCAGCAGAGCGTGCCGTCAAGGAAATCCCTGGCGCCAAGGGCGCTCTGGTGACTCTGACCGCCGACAAGAAGGCTGGATCCGCACCCCCGAGGCCGACACCCCCAAAGCCGGGCCCGGCCCCAGCTCCCCATAGCCACGGCCATTCCCACGCGCAGCCGGCAAAGGCTGCATCGCCTCCGTCGCGCGGCGCAAAGATCGGCGTACCCGGCATCGGAGCCATAATCGCTGTCGCATCAGGCAAAGGCGGCGTCGGCAAGTCGACGACGGCGGTCAACCTTGCTCTGGCGCTGCTTGCCAACGGTTTGCGCGTCGGCGTGCTCGATGCCGATATCTACGGTCCGTCCATGCCACGGCTGCTGAAACTCTCCGGTCGCCCCCAGCAGATCGAAAACCGCATTATCGTGCCTATGGAGAATTACGGCCTGAAGGTCATGTCGATGGGATTCCTGGTGGAAGAGGAAACCGCGATGATCTGGCGCGGGCCGATGGTGCAATCGGCCCTGATGCAGATGCTGCGCGAGGTCGCCTGGGGCGAGCTTGACGTGCTCGTCGTCGACATGCCGCCCGGCACTGGCGATGCTCAGCTGACGATGGCCCAGCAGGTGCCGCTCGCCGGCGCCGTCATCGTCTCGACGCCGCAGGACCTGGCGCTGATCGATGCCCGCAAGGGCCTCAACATGTTCCGCAAGGTCGAGGTGCCGGTGCTCGGCATCGTCGAGAACATGAGCTATTTCATCGCCCCCGACACAGGCGCACGCTACGATATCTTCGGTCACGGCGGCGCCCGGCTGGAGGCGGAGCGCATCGGCGTGCCGTTCCTCGGCGAGGTGCCGCTGACGATCAACATCCGCGAGACATCCGATGCCGGCACGCCGCTTGTGGTCTCCG carries:
- a CDS encoding Mrp/NBP35 family ATP-binding protein — encoded protein: MADVTKEQVLETLKTVHGPDTEKNIVELGMVSDIFISDAKVYFSITVPADQATELESLRLAAERAVKEIPGAKGALVTLTADKKAGSAPPRPTPPKPGPAPAPHSHGHSHAQPAKAASPPSRGAKIGVPGIGAIIAVASGKGGVGKSTTAVNLALALLANGLRVGVLDADIYGPSMPRLLKLSGRPQQIENRIIVPMENYGLKVMSMGFLVEEETAMIWRGPMVQSALMQMLREVAWGELDVLVVDMPPGTGDAQLTMAQQVPLAGAVIVSTPQDLALIDARKGLNMFRKVEVPVLGIVENMSYFIAPDTGARYDIFGHGGARLEAERIGVPFLGEVPLTINIRETSDAGTPLVVSEPDGVIAGVYRDIATKVWAQVTGQPLRAAPAIVFE